The sequence CGTCTCAAATACAATCTTCCTCTAGACTGCAATACGATGCCAAATGGGTTCATGTCagtctaaaactgaaaaattaaaaactaggAATTCACAATTTTCTGAAAACCAAATAAAGGTAGAAAACAAGAATATctatgaaaatattaaacaagTATATCTATGAAAATCCAAAAAGAGATTGACGACCTAAAGCCTTCATGATAATAACTAACCTGGCTTCTAAGGTGgatgttttctttttccatttgagCAAGTTCTGTCATTAACTGAGTTATAAGGTCATTTTGGTGATCGCGTAATGTCCGCAATTCTTCAACAATGAGAGAATTGTCTTTTTCTCGTTTCACTCCCAAAGAATATTGCCCACTAGTTTCCTGCACTTTTTCAGTGGAACCTGTAGGTGTTGAAGCTTTGTCCTTTTCTGTAGAAGAAGTGGGAGATGAAGCTTTAACAGTCTCGGATGAAgaactttgttctttcatttcgcAGGATGCTTCATCTCTTaacagctgcttctcttctttgCTTAGTTCAATATCTGGTATCAAGAGAGAAAACAGTGACTCTGTTTTCTCAGTGTTCCTGAAAGTaacataattattaaattattcaggtgggtaaatttttttttttccacggaaAAATTGTATTAAATATGGAGATAGATCTCAGATACCCTTAATGAATAATACAAACCCAAAGCTTTCTCACTTGTAGAATGCAAAACTCAAACTTTATCCAGACAGAATAAGAACTAAAGCCCCCAGTCCCCAAATTGAGAACAGACCAATACAAAAAATCATCAATACATATTAATGCATAACAAGCTGAGACTATAGCTACTGTACCTAATAAGGGAAGAGTgcactaaagaaaataaagaaaatagaatcaattctttatttctttgctcCTCGACTCTAGTGATAAAAAGGATTAACTACAGGTTCAATGATTACCAGAAAAACTCTAATGATCACTAACAATGTGAATACGGATAATGTAATTATGTTCTATGCAAAGTGTAATTATTATTCAACAATTTTGCATTGAACAAAAAGCTTTACTAAACTTACTTTGTCAGTTCTAAAGTTATTGCCTGCAATCTTTTGGACGGGTGAGCAGTAAGACCTCCAATATTATTCCCACTACCAATTTTCAATCTCTGGTTTTCCATTGCCTTAGCATACTTCTCCCGTTGCTTGCTCCTAAACCTGttgtaaaagaaattattcatcAAGTTGCTGCAGTATTTCCAAACCTTCTTGTCGTTTGGAGGAAGGGCAAGTGGGAAGTGGAGCTGccaaataaaaattttctcaatcaatttatttagtatttgaaAGCACtacagagctaaaaaaaaaaaaaaaactttttgaaataATCAGTGCCAGACACTTTTCATCATATCAAAACCAGTCATACCACTTTACAATGAGTAACGATGCAagcatggcttttttttttgtgacacagATTTTGAGCTACTTTGCCAGTTCTCTTAATGGATTCACATCCAAGCTAAGCTGCCTTTGTGGCATGTAGAGGTCAAATTCAAATTTAGGAAAATGACGAGTATATCTTGGAATAAAAATCTCTATTAATTAAAATGATACTTTAGTACATACTTTAATTtggataaaaggaaaaaggaaaaaaattatatgtacagTGATCCCCAACTTTATGCAGGAATAAGTTCCAGACCTTACTgcggaaatgcaaaaatcccctctaaaaatgccaaATACCCAGTACCCCTAAAATTAAAGtgcttataactgtctattttaacatttcatgcttaatttgatagttcaaacaaaaatataccttaaattatcatactaaaacaatttaatataatttcaaacagaAATACACCCCTAATCATCCTAGGTCATCTTAGATTAGTATATTCATTATACAGTACAATATACATTGCATACATGTGTACAGTAAAAAACTATTTACTATAGACTGCTTGTACTTGGTAATTGCAGTTTGGGTAGGTATGAATGAAACATTCCACTTGCAGAAAAGCAGTATTTCTGCAATGCTACATTGTTTTCAACTCTGTGGCCTTCATACTTTTTATAAACTTAGTGTATATTAGCACAGGCTTGGACTTTGAGGTAGCTACAATTATTTGTCTTCTGGAGAAATCTGCATCCCCTTAGACTTACTAATATAAATGACCATGGCTGCTCAAGTCTCCAGTAACCTACAATGGAAAAAAATCATAGGCAGCTGGCATCTGCATATGAGTTCTGGTCTTCCTTCAGCAAAATAATTGAGAGTGAATCtattaagtaataaatatatagatttaacAGTTTTAACTAGTCTTGATTTTTTGGCAGTTACCATTACTGAAAGAATGGTGTAATATTCCAGCAACCTATGACTACACATAGTCACAATTATGAATGTAATGATTAGGAATATTCTGCACTATAGGGATCATTAAACGATCAATCTTCGttacctttttataaaaaaatgttattgtcatgatgcaataaagtttgttcatacttacctggcagatatatatatagctgtattctccgaagtccgacagaatttcagaactcccggcacacgcagtgggcggccaggtggttagtacccattcccgccgctgggaggcggatatcaggaaccattcccattttctattcagatttttcataccactgtcccctgaggggaggtgggtgggtacttaattatatatatctgccaggtaagtatgaacaaactttattgtatcatgacaataacattttgttcatgaaacttacctgtcagatatatatatagctgaatcccaccattggaggtgggaagggacagaatagaaggatttaggaaacaaattacatgcagatgattgacatcttggttccttacctgttagcacagctgacttcgtgattactgtcacccaagtctgcttctgctttactagtctccagcatgtttacctatatagctggtgagttctagatgatctgtcaacggagcgtgaccacaatgtgactagaccatattgacgatactgtgagggcaacgaagctaaaaacaccacctgacctaacctatcNNNNNNNNNNNNNNNNNNNNNNNNNNNNNNNNNNNNNNNNNNNNNNNNNNNNNNNNNNNNNNNNNNNNNNNNNNNNNNNNNNNNNNNNNNNNNNNNNNNNNNNNNNNNNNNNNNNNNNNNNNNNNNNNNNNNNNNNNNNNNNNNNNNNNNNNNNNNNNNNNNNNNNNNNNNNNNNNNNNNNNNNNNNNNNNNNNNNNNNNNNNNNNNNNNNNNNNNNNNNNNNNNNNNNNNNNNNNNNNNNNNNNNNNNNNNNNNNNNNNNNNNNNNNNNNNNNNNNNNNNNNNNNNNNNNNNNNNNNNNNNNNNNNNNNNNNNNNNNNNNNNNNNNNNNNNNNNNNNNNNNNNNNNNNNNNNNNNNNNNNNNNNNNNNNNNNNNNNNNNNNNNNNNNNNNNNNNNNNNNNNNNNNNNNNNNNNNNNNNNNNNNNNNNNNNNNNNNNNNNNNNNNNNNNNNNNNNNNNNNNNNNNNNNNNNNNNNNNNNNNNNNNNNNNNNNNNNNNNNNtatatatgtgcgtgtgtgtttgtatgtatatatgaatatacatatgtacgtatgtatgtgcaatttagagaaaaaaaatacgcgAGGTTAGAATTCCAAAATTTAAGAGAAATGTTAAAACATTGAATGTGAGATGTGAAAGCTTGCGTGTTACATTGCCGCCAGagatcataaaaaaagaaactccCTCCttactgtcacacacacacacatatatatagtattatatatatatatatatatagtatgtatatatatatatatatatatatatatatatatatatatatatatatatatatatatatatagtgtgagcgTGTGTATGTATGACTGTATCGCACTGACAgaagaaaataagatttttagttcCGTTCTAACACAAGTGGTTTTGAAATGTGTATTCCATTCTTCTAGGTAATCATTTTATTGCTCA is a genomic window of Macrobrachium nipponense isolate FS-2020 chromosome 31, ASM1510439v2, whole genome shotgun sequence containing:
- the LOC135206881 gene encoding uncharacterized protein LOC135206881 — encoded protein: MDEEDVASPDGKEFRKEAKSASTLVPTIEQEVVGSSAPLPCQGEKEQVTEEFPISQEGPSWHVSGQTDFATVLRSLVLIHITLRLCAMGSYVPDAPRLTCAFPVTPLHFPLALPPNDKKVWKYCSNLMNNFFYNRFRSKQREKYAKAMENQRLKIGSGNNIGGLTAHPSKRLQAITLELTKNTEKTESLFSLLIPDIELSKEEKQLLRDEASCEMKEQSSSSETVKASSPTSSTEKDKASTPTGSTEKVQETSGQYSLGVKREKDNSLIVEELRTLRDHQNDLITQLMTELAQMEKENIHLRSQVRELQSKCEQYEGEKRRMRAMADSSCSPFVFSPLSEFSPDPPSFPDLAPLELPPLDFMDNCDKE